GAACCCAGTGAAACAAGTTCAAACGTCGCACCGACAGAACCTCGTTTTGCCAGAAGAAAAACGCGTACAAAGCGATCTGTATCAGATGGGACGATTCAGCGTTCCGCACCTCAAACACCTGCGGGACAAGCCAACCCTGACTCGGATCGTATGCTTGCAGAAAGAAGTGCACTGCCACTCACGATGAGTCGAAAAGGACCTCAACCCGATGCATTTCGACCTAACTTTGATGCTGTTTCTAACCGGACTAAAGCAAATATTCCTGCAACATACAGGCTGAGGAATCTGTCAAAGAGGAAAGAAATTGCCCAAAAGTTTGGAGGCACAGAAGAATCGGAACGGGCGGTCGAATCGAGTTTGAAGTGGTTAGCCAATCATCAGGAACGGGCGGGATACTGGGATGCAAATCGGTTTGGCGCAGGTAAAGTCAAAATTGATGAACAGGGAATCGATCGGCGCAATGCAGGAGTGCAGGCAGATGCAGGTCTCACAGCTCTTTCAATCTTAGCATTTCTAGGTGCTGGTTACACACAGGAAGAAGGTCTGTATGCTGACAATTTGAATCGCGCGATTCAGTGGATGGTAAAACAACAGAATTCCAATGGTTTTCTGGGTGGAAATGCAACTCATTATGCCCGTATGTACTCACATGCTATGGCTACCTATGCGCTGGCAGAAGCTTATGGCTTACAGAATGATCCGAAGTCAAATCCGCAGTTGCGAGAAAGTATAGCTCGGGCTGTCGCTTATATTGTTGAGAATCAGAACCCATATGATGGTGGCTGGCGTTATGTCAAAGGCCAGAAAAGCGATATGAGCATGTTTGGCTGGCAATTAATGGCTTTGAAGAGTGCTGAAATTGCCGGCATTCCTATTCCCTCTGATTCCAAACAGTTGATGGTTAAATTTCTCAAAGATCGCAGCATGGGAAAGAATGATGGTTTAGCCACCTATCGCCTGGTTGAACCCGCTACCCCCCCCACTCCGGCGATGACAGCAGAGTCCCTGTTCTGCAAGCAGATGCTGGGAATCCGCCGAGATAATCCCTCGTGTCGTGAAGCCGTGCAGTTTATTTCTGAACGGCCTCCGCGTCGTTCGGAACACAACCTCTACTACTGGTACTATGGAACGCTGGCCATGTATCAATATGGTGGAAATCCATGGCGGGAATGGAATGAAGACTTGAGAGAACTCTTGATTTCAGAACAAATCACTCAAGGCGAAAATACGGGTAGTTGGGATCCGCGACCACCTTGGGGGCCATATGGTGGGCGACTCTACGCAACGACCTTGAGCACACTCTGTCTGGAAGTCTACTATCGGTTCTTACCACTCTACCAGATGGGAGGCCGTTATGATGATGAAGGCACCCCGAACTGACCTGTAAAAATACTGATTGAAAAATAGGGCAATATCTCTATTTCACTTTTTCGAGCTGGCATCCATCTAAGTAAGAAATAAGTTAATTGAATTACCGAAATGAAACACCTAGCGACAGAATATATTGATCAATGAATACTTCTACAAAAGCATATGAGCAACTTCTTATCAGACTTAAACAGGCATCATTATTGGCCTCCTGCTCAGCGGTTCTGGAATGGGATGAGCAGACCTGCCTGCCTCCCGAAGGTGCTGAACATCGTGCCAATCAACTAGCATTAATGGCTGGACTGGTTCATGAGCAAGCTACCAATACTGAAATTGGAGATCTCTTGGAAGAACTGGAGTCAAATTCTGCATGGGATGAAGATTCCTACGAACAGGCCAATATCAGAGAATCACGTCATGAATACGACCGCGTGACAAAACTCCCGCGTCGTCTGGTGGAAGAGCTTTCCAGGGTTGGAACGCTTTCTCATCATGCCTGGGTGGCGGCACGAAAACAAAACAGCTTCAACGACTTCTTACCCTGGTTGGAACAGATGATTGACCTGAAACGCGAGCAGGCATCAGCAATCGGATTTGAAGGAAATCAGGCCTATGATGCCTTGCTAGACGAATATGAACCAGGTGCAACTTCTGAGTTGATCGAGCAGGCATTTCTCCCATTACGAAAAGAACTGGTCAAACTGGTTGCAGAGATTCAGAACTCGGGAGTGACACCTGATATTTCAATTCTGACTAGAAGCTACCCTATCGATAAACAACGGGAGTTCAGCCTCGACGCCGCAGAAAAAATTGGATTTAATTTTGAAGCCGGTCGGCTGGATATCGCAGCACACCCCTTTTGCAGTGGGATCGGCCCTGGAGATTGTCGCCTGACAACACGATATGACGAACATCACTTTCCCGGTGCATTTTTTGGAACACTCCATGAAGCAGGGCATGGAATCTATGAACAAGGTCTGAGAAAGGAATTCTTTGGCACTCCTGCCGGAAACTCAACATCATTGGGAATTCACGAATCGCAGTCGCGGATGTGGGAGAATCTGATTGGACGTAGTCGAGCGTTCTGGAATGTGTTCTATCAACCGGCGCAGGAAATGTTTCCCGAAGCATTATCGACTGTCAAGATCGATGATTTTTATCGAGCGATTAATGATGTCCGCCCGTCATTTATACGCGTTGAAGCGGATGAAGTGACTTACAATCTACATATCATGTTACGTTTCGAATTAGAAAAGGCTCTGATCTCGGGAGATTTAAGTCCCGTTGATTTAGAGGCAGCCTGGAACGAAAAATTTAAGGAGTACTTTAATCTCACACCAGACACACCTGCACATGGATGCCTGCAAGATGTCCATTGGAGCGCTGGATTGATTGGGTATTTTCCTACTTACGCTTTGGGAAACATGTATGCTGCTCACTTCTATCAGACTGCAGAAAACGAGCTGGGTGATCTGAATCATTTGATTGAGGCCAGAGATTTTTCTTCACTCAAAAACTGGCTCAACCAGAATATTCATAGACACGGTAAGCGGTATCGTGCTAATCGACTGGTCGAAGTTGTCACTGGAAATACGCTTTCTCATTTACCTTTAATGAATCAACTTAAACAGAAATATAGCGAACTCTATAATCTGTAATCGATTAAAGAATTGTGCTGGAAAACAACTCAATGTCAAATCAGAGTATGAAAAAAGATTTCACGATCGCGCTCCTAATGGTTGTGGCTGGAATGATTCTATTCACTGTCTGGCTAGGCTATGGCTTGAATGGCAATCGCCGAGCCTCTCAAAATCTGCCACTGTTAACTGTGGGAGAAACGGCCCCTCCGCTGAAGGCTGAGGGATGGGTAAATGGCAATCCCCATCAGGATAACTTTCTTGAAGGAAAAGTCATCGTCGTTGATGCATGGGCAACATGGTGTGGCCCCTGCCGAGTGGAAGCGCCGCATATGGTTGAAGTTTATAATAAATTCAAGGATCAGAAGGTTGCTTTTATCGGCCTCACTTCTGACAGGGAAGATCTGCTTCCCAAGATTAAGGAATGGTTATCTGAAACAGGAATTACCTGGCCTAATGGCTACGGAGCCGTTGATTCTCTGAACGCTTTCAAGGCAGAGTTCATTCCTCAAGTGTGGGTGATCGGCATTGATGGAAAAATTGTCTGGAATGAGAATTCGAGATCTAGCGAATCTCTTGAAGAGGGAATACAGCGGGCTTTGAATCAGAGTAATTAATCAGAAAGGACTTCTTCATTCAATTAAGCTTACAATTGATTCTGGAATGATGAAACCGAAAGACTGTAATATGAATCAGAAACTGGTGGAGCAGAATGTAAATGGAATCCGTATGCGGACGCTGATCGCTGGATCTGGGCCTCCCCTGCTCCTGGTACATGGATTTCCTCTAAGCCACGAGATGTGGCTTCCACAAATCATGCATTTTCAATCCCGTTATACTGTAATCGCTCCCGATCTACGCGGATTTGGCGATACAGATATTTCTACCGGGGTTGTAACTATGGAACAGCATGCTCGGGATCTAAACTCTCTTTTGCAGGCTTTGAAAATTGAAGACCCTGTTTCCTATTGCGGACTCTCCATGGGTGGCTATATCGCCTGGGAATTCTGGAAGCATTTCGCTGATCGATTGCATGCCTTGATTCTGTGTGATACTCGAGCGGATGCGGACTCTGATGAAGGAGTCAATAATCGCCTGAAGATGGCTGATCTCGTTCTCAGGCATGGTCCGGAAGCGATTTCAACAGCTATGATACCGAACCTGATCAGTGAATCCAGTCAACAAAGGCAACCACATCTTTCCAAGAACCTTGTTTCTATGATTGAAGCGACGAACAGAGAGGGAATTGCCGCCAGCCAGAAAGGTATGGCAGCACGTTCCGATTTTTCCAATCAGATCAAAAACATTCGAATTCCGACTTTGTTCATCGGAGGGAGTGAAGATCGCTTAACTCCCCCTGAGGTAATGAATTGGATGAGTTCTCAAGTTCCGGAATCAAAATATTCCGAAGTGAGTAATGTAGGACACATGGCTCCAATGGAAGCTCCAGAAGCAGTGAATCAGATGATGGATGACTTTCTTACCGCCGGGGCGAATGCCTGATATTATCTTGTGGAAAAGCCTTTAAGACTGTGTCCAGTTTTACTGTAGCGTCTCCAGATCCGTTTGAACCGAGTATATTAGATTGAGTGACGCTATGGTCAAATGTGATGGAGATTGGCGTGTAAAGCGGACCCACTTTGGCGCGGAAATGGGACCCACCTGGGGTTGGGTTAACCACGTGGGGTAACGTGGTGGTCAGTATGCCAAAGTGTGGAAGCGACTCAGGCTTTTTTGCNNNNNNNNNNNNNNNNNNNNNNNNNNNNNNNNNNNNNNNNNNNNNNNNNNNNNNNNNNNNNNNNNNNNNNNNNNNNNNNNNNNNNNNNNNNNNNNNNNNNNNNNNNNNNNNNNNNNNNNNNNNNNNNNNNNNNNNNNNNNNNNNNNNNNNNNNNNNNNNNNNNNNNNNNNNNNNNNNNNNNNNNNNNNNNNNNNNNNNNNNNNNNNNNNNNNNNNNNNNNNNNNNNNNNNNNNNNNNNNNNNNNNNNNNNNNNNNNNNNNNNNNNNNNNNNNNNNNNNNNNNNNNNNNNNNNNNNNNNNNNNNNNNNNNNNNNNNNNNNNNNNNNNNNNNNNNNNNNNNNNNNNNNNNNNNNNNNNNNNNNNNNNNNNNNNNNNNNNNNNNNNNNNNNNNNNNNNNNNNNNNNNNNNNNNNNNNNNNNNNNNNNNNNNNNNNNNNNNNNNNNNNNNNNNNNNNNNNNNNNNNNNNNNNNNNNNNNNNNNNNNNNNNNNNNNNNNNNNNNNNNNNNNNNNNNNNNNNNNNNNNNNNNNNNNNNNNNNNNNNNNNNNNNNNNNNNNNNNNNNNNNNNNNNNNNNNNNNNNNNNNNNNNNNNNNNNNNNNNNNNNNNNNNNNNNNNNNNNNNNNNNNNNNNNNNNNNNNNNNNNNNNNNNNNNNNNNNNNNNNNNNNNNNNNNNNNNNNNNNNNNNNNNNNNNNNNNNNNNNNNNNNNNNNNNNNNNNNNNNNNNNNNNNNNNNNNNNNNNNNNNNNNNNNNNNNNNNNNNNNNNNNNNNNNNNNNNNNNNNNNNNNNNNNNNNNNNNNNNNNNNNNNNNNNNNNNNNNNNNNNNNNNNNNNNNNNNNNNNNNNNNNNNNNNNNNNNNNNNNNNNNNNNNNNNNNNNNNNNNNNNNNNNNNNNNNNNNNNNNNNNNNNNNNNNNNNNNNNNNNNNNNNNNNNNNNNNNNNNNNNNNNNNNNNNNNNNNNNNNNNNNNNNNNNNNNNNNNNNNNNNNNNNNNNNNNNNNNNNNNNNNNNNNNNNNNNNNNNNNNNNNNNNNNNNNNNNNNNNNNNNNNNNNNNNNNNNNNNNNNNNNNNNNNNNNNNNNNNNNNNNNNNNNNNNNNNNNNNNNNNNNNNNNNNNNNNNNNNNNNNNNNNNNNNNNNNNNNNNNNNNNNNNNNNNNNNNNNNNNNNNNNNNNNNNNNNNNNNNNNNNNNNNNNNNNNNNNNNNNNNNNNNNNNNNNNNNNNNNNNNNNNNNNNNNNNNNNNNNNNNNNNNNNNNNNNNNNNNNNNNNNNNNNNNNNNNNNNNNNNNNNNNNNNNNNNNNNNNNNNNNNNNNNNNNNNNNNNNNNNNNNNNNNNNNNNNNNNNNNNNNNNNNNNNNNNNNNNNNNNNNNNNNNNNNNNNNNNNNNNNNNNNNNNNNNNNNNNNNNNNNNNNNNNNNNNNNNNNNNNNNNNNNNNNNNNNNNNNNNNNNNNNNNNNNNNNNNNNNNNNNNNNNNNNNNNNNNNNNNNNNNNNNNNNNNNNNNNNNNNNNNNNNNNNNNNNNNNNNNNNNNNNNNNNNNNNNNNNNNNNNNNNNNNNNNNNNNNNNNNNNNNNNNNNNNNNNNNNNNNNNNNNNNNNNNNNNNNNNNNNNNNNNNNNNNNNNNNNNNNNNNNNNNNNNNNNNNNNNNNNNNNNNNNNNNNNNNNNNNNNNNNNNNNNNNNNNNNNNNNNNNNNNNNNNNNNNNNNNNNNNNNNNNNNNNNNNNNNNNNNNNNNNNNNNNNNNNNNNNNNNNNNNNNNNNNNNNNNNNNNNNNNNNNNNNNNNNNNNNNNNNNNNNNNNNNNNNNNNNNNNNNNNNNNNNNNNNNNNNNNNNNNNNNNNNNNNNNNNNNNNNNNNNNNNNNNNNNNNNNNNNNNNNNNNNNNNNNNNNNNNNNNNNNNNNNNNNNNNNNNNNNNNNNNNNNNNNNNNNNNNNNNNNNNNNNNNNNNNNNNNNNNNNNNNNNNNNNNNNNNNNNNNNNNNNNNNNNNNNNNNNNNNNNNNNNNNNNNNNNNNNNNNNNNNNNNNNNNNNNNNNNNNNNNNNNNNNNNNNNNNNNNNNNNNNNNNNNNNNNACCGTAAGCATCCTTCACCCCGAAACTGAAGGTCAAAAGCCTCCAGTATCAGGAACTTGCTACGATGGGTCCATTTTACGCGCCAATAACTCCCCCAAAGTGGGTCCGCTTTGCACGCCAATCTCCAATGTGATACGCTCCAGGTATTCTGCTTACAACCAAACCCTAAAAAGGAACTGATATGGCCAAAAACCACTCACCTCGTTTTCTGGAAATCGTGAATTCTGCTAAGTCACGAGTGCCTGAATGCACAGTACAGGATGTAAAATCACGCCGTGATAAAGGAGAAGAATTCATTCTGATTGATGTCCGGGAAGATAAGGAATTTAATAAGGGAAGAATCCCCGGAGCGATTCATTTGGGTAAGGGAATTATCGAACGAGATGTAGAGCAGCTGGTTCCTGATACATCCACACTCTTGATCCTCTACTGCGGCGGTGGTTTTCGCTCAGCATTAGCAGCTGATAATTTACAAACCATGGGTTACACCAATGTGATCTCAATGGATGGCGGATTCAGTGGCTGGAAATCTGCCGACTATGAAATTGAAACGGAATAACTCAGATTCATCAGGTCCCCATAAAAAGACCAAAAAAGAGCACTGTATCTGTCTCAGACACAGTGCTCTTTTTGATTTCGTAAAGGGGTAAGGTCAACCACCCAGTTCCCAGTTGTAAGTCTGAAGCTCCAGTACGAGAAAGATAATTCCTGCAAGTAATGCAGAAAGCGAGACAACTAACAGGCCTACGTAGATATTGGGACCGGCTGCTTCACCGGCACCGGCTTTTCCTTTGGATTTAGAGTTTCGAGTTGACATGGTCACCTTTCTCAATCACACCATTTTTAGCGGCGTCTATCACAGTCCCGACAGCTGTATCAGGATCGACATATACTAGTTCAATCTTACCCAGATACTTGGGCCGATTCCCGTTCGCTTCAGTTCCGAAACGATATACAAAGAGCTGATGTCCTTTGCTGAGTCCATCATCACTACCCAGCGAAACTTCGACAAACCGGGTACCATTTCGTCTATCTTTCTTAGTGTTGATGATCAGTCCTTCAACTGCCGGAGGCGGAGACTGCATCCCGGCGATGGCGGGATCTTTCGGATCTACCCCCAGGTTGGCTACTATCTTGTTTAAGTAGTTAAGTTCATCAACAACTCTTGTGTGTTTAGCAACCAGGTTTTTTTCACGAATTGATTGTGTAAAAATAGTATCCTCAAGACTTTTGATTTTTCCACGCAATTCATTCACGGTATCGTGGAGTGTTTTATTCACGACCCGCTGGCGATCTGATTCCTGACGCCGAAACTTTGCTTCTTCACCTGTTGTTTCTGCTTGAGCAACCGAAGTGTCGCGTTCTGTTGAAACAGTAACAAGCTCATTTACTTTTGTCTGAAGCTGTGCCACTAATCCTTCATTAGCAGCTTTCGCTGTCTCTGCTTCGCTCTTCGCTTTATTCAGCTCTTTAGTCTTCTCAGTCAGCTCATTGTTATGCTCTGATTCTAATTCGTTCATGCTTTTCTGCAGGCTGGCTACATTGTCTTTGAGTTTAAGACTCTCATTGCGCCAGTTGCTTTGAGCAGTAAAAACAGCACCTGCAAATCCCATGAAACAGATACTGAGTACAACTTGAACGACGACCAGTACTTTGCCGACAAACGACATCTAATCGCTCCTGATATTTATTTAAAGACGAGTTTATATTTTAAATTCTGAGACCAGAAACTGAGTATTTTACTTTTGAGAAAGTTCTTTTGTTTCTTCGACATTAATTCCAGGAGCCCGCACAACTTTCTCCAATGACTCTTTCTGTCTCTGCAGTCGCTGCACTTTTCCCTGAATGCGATCAATATAATCACGAAGAGTTTTCTGCTGTTGGTCCGCTAGAAATCTTTCATTACGAATTTCATCAATCTGATCTCGCAACCGAAATACATCCGCTCTGCGTTCAGAAGCTTCCTGATTCACTTCCAGAGTCTGCTGACCTATTTTAATACCTTCATTAGCAAGCTGGTTAATCTGCTGATCGACTTGAACAATCTTCTGTTGCAACTCTGTTGCTTTTTCTTCCATCGCGGCTACATCGACTTTATTGATCAATTCCCAGTTTTTGATCGTTTTCTCGAGGGGCTCGATTGTTTTCGTGACCTGGTCCAGCTTTTCATTCTGTTGTTGAAGCTTGTGTTTCTGTGCGGCTACTATGACTTTTGCCAAAACAGGAGAAGTCGAAAGCTGCTCCCCTCCCCTTCTGGTCTTCACAGACCAGGTCGGATTCTCACCAGTCTGGTGTTCAAATATATAATCAGTCAAGGCATCCTTTTCTTTGGACCAGTTGGGGCCTCCAACAGCACTGACTGCGGCAAATCCCATAAATGCGATACTGGCAAAAAGTACCAATACTAACAGGATTTTACTTAAAAGGGTCATTGATACTTTCCTGTGTCATACGAGAGACGCTGAACTACACTTACTTTCTCTGTATTTATTATGCGTTATCTTTTAAGCTTAAGCTATTCACTTTATTCCTATCGCAGAATAAGACTGGAAACAAGTGAGTCATTTCAGGGTATATTCAGTGCAGTATGCCTGATTTTTGCGAGTAAAAAATCAGAAAAGGGATACGCTCTGAAGAAATAGTTTTGACGAAATGGTTGATTAAATACTACAGGTAATCTGTGTGCAAACACAACCTATTTTGTGAAATCGGTTATTTCCTAATTATAAATACGCTCAAAAAGCATAGTCAAACGGAATTTAAGCTAACTGTCTGGTATTTAACTGTTTGACCTTTCTAACATGGCCTGCAGACACAATCCCTACGTTCAGAAAACTTGACATAACAGCAACTTCTCATGAACTATTCAGCTATAGTCACTGGAAGGATCTTAATTCGCGATCGCGATGCGGGTAGGAAGGCTAACAGTCCCAACAAAAATGGACGAACGATCACATTTCGGGCTGGTAACTATAAAGATGATTATTTGATTCTATTAACAAGTGATGAAGCGAACTCGTTTCTGTTATAATACTTAGTAAATCCTGCACTTTGGTCCAAATTTCGATAGGTAAATTCTGGCTGCATTGGTATTTTGCATTAGATGCAGTGATTATTGCCTCCTTCATCGAGTACGGCCAAACCAGTACTCGCTGATAAGACTTTAATCTAATGCTGGGCCCTCAGATACATCATGTATCGAGAATACTTGGAGATTGGTTTATATGGCTACCCGGGAAGTCCCCTATCATATCACAAACGTTAACGAGCACCTCAAGGTCCAGTTACTGCCTGAATTAAATGAGTCAGCCTGGAACGAGTTGGAATCACTGGGCGATTCTCTTTTGCTGGTATTGAAAGAGGAGAAAAGTCCCACAGTAATTATTGACTTATCAAAATTGAGCTACATCAGCAGTTCTCTGGTGGCTGTCGTCATTCAAGTCTGGAAGCTGGTTGATGAGCAGGGTGGCAAAACCGCCATTCTCAATCAAAATGAAATGGTGGAAGAAGTACTCAATATCTCAGGTTTGAAAAAAGTTTGGTGTATTGTCCCAACTGAAGAGGAAGCCATTAAACACTTAAGTCAAGCCATGAAACAGGAACGAATCGACCGCAGGCGGACATTTTCCATGCCCATTCTTCTAGGCATAGTGGCAGTCCTTTCTGCAGTTACCTGTTTTACATTATATGTGAGCGACTTACTCAATCTTGATCCAAAGGTGGCGTTAGCGGCTACCATTGCTTTTTCAATCGCAGGTGTCCTTCTGGGAGCCACTGCGATCAGAGATCGCAGAAAAAATTTACGGATATGGGGTGTAGTCGTTCTTATCTGCAGTCTGGTAGTAGGTGGACTTGGATTATTCAAATTAATTTGAATCCGGAATTTTCGCATTAGAGACTCATCAGACATCATATTGAATATCATGTGTCAGGACAGAAAGAGTTGAGCCATGTCAGATTCATCAGCAAAACCCGAAAATAAAAATGAAGGACGCCAGCAGGCACTTCAGGCAGAACTGAGAGAACTGGTTGATGTTGTAGGCCCGGGTCCCCTTGTTGATTTATTGATGGAAAGAGCATTCCAGTTACAGGCAACGGACATCCACCTGGATCCTCTGGACGATGGGTTGCGTCTCCGGCTGCGTGTCGATGGAATGCTTCATGACATCATTCAGCTACCTAAAGAGGCAGCAGCTTCAGTG
The sequence above is a segment of the Gimesia algae genome. Coding sequences within it:
- a CDS encoding TlpA family protein disulfide reductase — encoded protein: MKKDFTIALLMVVAGMILFTVWLGYGLNGNRRASQNLPLLTVGETAPPLKAEGWVNGNPHQDNFLEGKVIVVDAWATWCGPCRVEAPHMVEVYNKFKDQKVAFIGLTSDREDLLPKIKEWLSETGITWPNGYGAVDSLNAFKAEFIPQVWVIGIDGKIVWNENSRSSESLEEGIQRALNQSN
- a CDS encoding STAS domain-containing protein, with translation MATREVPYHITNVNEHLKVQLLPELNESAWNELESLGDSLLLVLKEEKSPTVIIDLSKLSYISSSLVAVVIQVWKLVDEQGGKTAILNQNEMVEEVLNISGLKKVWCIVPTEEEAIKHLSQAMKQERIDRRRTFSMPILLGIVAVLSAVTCFTLYVSDLLNLDPKVALAATIAFSIAGVLLGATAIRDRRKNLRIWGVVVLICSLVVGGLGLFKLI
- a CDS encoding prenyltransferase/squalene oxidase repeat-containing protein produces the protein MNNRIHNLIEKVLAGRDITFDQILWGFLILAAVFASIHLLSMLVTRWGDRNASSKALLFSIIVHLSLSLGVVTFWPEHAPNSLAKTEPVQEKDDITLNLTESTETIKNKQSGNSPVWEKLAPPQKQELSRIDLSRPEFTPLSAPPEKEQPPEISEMPMPDVVSKSDLPVAPSKVNIESVSQKRIQSQAPLEITDTTAESRSEVSVPSTSNTRSKMIRSGQFNQQLERQSTPGAVDRIQPSFSAQNKTMALNAQTDPQSVLERNATDSRLSKRTGPAPSNLKMNTTGVETTEPSETSSNVAPTEPRFARRKTRTKRSVSDGTIQRSAPQTPAGQANPDSDRMLAERSALPLTMSRKGPQPDAFRPNFDAVSNRTKANIPATYRLRNLSKRKEIAQKFGGTEESERAVESSLKWLANHQERAGYWDANRFGAGKVKIDEQGIDRRNAGVQADAGLTALSILAFLGAGYTQEEGLYADNLNRAIQWMVKQQNSNGFLGGNATHYARMYSHAMATYALAEAYGLQNDPKSNPQLRESIARAVAYIVENQNPYDGGWRYVKGQKSDMSMFGWQLMALKSAEIAGIPIPSDSKQLMVKFLKDRSMGKNDGLATYRLVEPATPPTPAMTAESLFCKQMLGIRRDNPSCREAVQFISERPPRRSEHNLYYWYYGTLAMYQYGGNPWREWNEDLRELLISEQITQGENTGSWDPRPPWGPYGGRLYATTLSTLCLEVYYRFLPLYQMGGRYDDEGTPN
- a CDS encoding coiled-coil domain-containing protein — protein: MSFVGKVLVVVQVVLSICFMGFAGAVFTAQSNWRNESLKLKDNVASLQKSMNELESEHNNELTEKTKELNKAKSEAETAKAANEGLVAQLQTKVNELVTVSTERDTSVAQAETTGEEAKFRRQESDRQRVVNKTLHDTVNELRGKIKSLEDTIFTQSIREKNLVAKHTRVVDELNYLNKIVANLGVDPKDPAIAGMQSPPPAVEGLIINTKKDRRNGTRFVEVSLGSDDGLSKGHQLFVYRFGTEANGNRPKYLGKIELVYVDPDTAVGTVIDAAKNGVIEKGDHVNSKL
- a CDS encoding alpha/beta fold hydrolase, which encodes MNQKLVEQNVNGIRMRTLIAGSGPPLLLVHGFPLSHEMWLPQIMHFQSRYTVIAPDLRGFGDTDISTGVVTMEQHARDLNSLLQALKIEDPVSYCGLSMGGYIAWEFWKHFADRLHALILCDTRADADSDEGVNNRLKMADLVLRHGPEAISTAMIPNLISESSQQRQPHLSKNLVSMIEATNREGIAASQKGMAARSDFSNQIKNIRIPTLFIGGSEDRLTPPEVMNWMSSQVPESKYSEVSNVGHMAPMEAPEAVNQMMDDFLTAGANA
- a CDS encoding rhodanese-like domain-containing protein; amino-acid sequence: MAKNHSPRFLEIVNSAKSRVPECTVQDVKSRRDKGEEFILIDVREDKEFNKGRIPGAIHLGKGIIERDVEQLVPDTSTLLILYCGGGFRSALAADNLQTMGYTNVISMDGGFSGWKSADYEIETE
- a CDS encoding carboxypeptidase M32, which encodes MNTSTKAYEQLLIRLKQASLLASCSAVLEWDEQTCLPPEGAEHRANQLALMAGLVHEQATNTEIGDLLEELESNSAWDEDSYEQANIRESRHEYDRVTKLPRRLVEELSRVGTLSHHAWVAARKQNSFNDFLPWLEQMIDLKREQASAIGFEGNQAYDALLDEYEPGATSELIEQAFLPLRKELVKLVAEIQNSGVTPDISILTRSYPIDKQREFSLDAAEKIGFNFEAGRLDIAAHPFCSGIGPGDCRLTTRYDEHHFPGAFFGTLHEAGHGIYEQGLRKEFFGTPAGNSTSLGIHESQSRMWENLIGRSRAFWNVFYQPAQEMFPEALSTVKIDDFYRAINDVRPSFIRVEADEVTYNLHIMLRFELEKALISGDLSPVDLEAAWNEKFKEYFNLTPDTPAHGCLQDVHWSAGLIGYFPTYALGNMYAAHFYQTAENELGDLNHLIEARDFSSLKNWLNQNIHRHGKRYRANRLVEVVTGNTLSHLPLMNQLKQKYSELYNL